A single region of the Sciurus carolinensis chromosome 16, mSciCar1.2, whole genome shotgun sequence genome encodes:
- the LOC124966654 gene encoding carcinoembryonic antigen-related cell adhesion molecule 1-like, translating to MQPPSACACRGCIPWQGILLAVSLLTFWSPHPTAQLTIQPVPVDAAEGTDVLLLAHNASENVIGYTWYKGNITDSRHQIVSYSILTQTVTTGTAFSDRETIYPNGSLLFVKVTQEDTGFYTLQTIRNDFSNEVATGEFRVHEKLLKPYITSNNSQPEEGDNSIALTCEPETKYTTYLWWINNQRIPDGDRQELSNNNRTLILFNVTRNDTGPYVCEARNPVSFNQSDPLALNIFYGPDTPIINPTDTHFRPGTNLSLFCYADSNPPAQYSWFFNGSPLEFTQTLLVPNISTNNSGSYMCIANNSVTGLNRTTTKIITVSEPVTRPQLIASNTTVAEQDSVQLTCISNDTKISIQWIFKGKPLQLTERMNLSSNDSILTINPVKREDDGEYQCEVSNPINSNRSNTLRLTVTYVLDPEPGLSDGAIAGIVIGAIAGVALIAGLAYFLFFRKTGGASDQHDLTEHKPSASNHSRGPSDLSPDKVDEVAYSSLNFNIQQPKQPTSATSLSPTHRDNIYSEVKKK from the exons ATGCAGCCCCCCTCAGCCTGTGCCTGCAGAGGGTGCATCCCCTGGCAGGGGATCCTGCTGGCAG TCTCACTTTTAACCTTCTGGAGCCCGCACCCCACTGCCCAACTCACTATTCAACCAGTGCCTGTTGATGCTGCTGAAGGGACAGATGTTCTTCTACTTGCTCACAACGCATCAGAGAATGTTATAGGCTACACCTGGTACAAAGGGAACATAACAGACAGCAGACATCAAATTGTGTCATACTCGATCCTCACACAGACAGTTACCACAGGGACTGCCTTCAGTGATCGAGAGACTATATACCCCAATGGGTCCCTGCTGTTTGTGAAGGTGACACAGGAGGACACAGGATTCTACACCCTACAAACCATAAGAAACGATTTTAGTAATGAAGTGGCAACTGGGGAGTTCCGCGTCCATG AGAAATTACTCAAACCCTACATCACAAGCAACAACTCCCAACCTGAGGAGGGTGACAACTCTATAGCTTTAACGTGTGAACCTGAAACTAAGTACACAACCTACCTGTGGTGGATAAACAATCAGAGGATCCCAGATGGTGACAGACAGGAGCTGTCGAACAACAACAGGACTCTCATTTTATTCAATGTCACAAGGAATGACACAGGACCCTATGTGTGTGAAGCCAGGAACCCAGTGAGTTTCAACCAGAGTGACCCATTGGCCCTGAATATTTTCT ATGGCCCGGATACCCCCATCATAAACCCCACAGACACACATTTCCGTCCAGGGACAAATCTCAGCCTCTTCTGCTACGCAGACTCTAACCCACCTGCACAGTACTCTTGGTTTTTCAATGGGAGTCCCCTGGAATTCACACAAACGCTCTTAGTCCCCAACATCTCTACAAATAATAGCGGATCCTATATGTGCATCGCCAATAACTCTGTCACTGGCCTCAATAGGACCACAACCAAGATTATTACTGTCTCTG AACCAGTGACACGGCCCCAACTCATAGCTAGCAACACCACAGTGGCAGAACAAGACTCTGTGCAACTGACCTGCATCTCAAATGACACGAAAATCTCCATCCAGTGGATCTTCAAGGGCAAGCCCCTGCAACTCACTGAAAGGATGAACCTGTCCTCAAATGACAGCATCCTGACCATAAACCCAGTCAAGAGGGAGGATGACGGAGAGTATCAGTGTGAAGTCTCCAACCCAATCAATTCCAACAGGAGCAACACCCTCAGGCTGACTGTGACCT ATGTCCTAGACCCAGAACCTGGCCTCTCCGATGGGGCCATTGCTGGCATCGTGATTGGCGCCATAGCTGGAGTGGCTCTGATAGCCGGCCTGGCATATTTCCTGTTTTTCAGGAAGACTGGCGG GGCAAGCGACCAGCACGATCTCACAGAGCACAAACCCTCAGCCTCCAACCACA GTCGGGGCCCCTCTGACCTCTCTCCTGACAAG GTGGATGAAGTTGCATAttcttctctgaacttcaatATCCAGCAACCAAAGCAACCCACTTCAGCCACGTCCCTGTCCCCAACACACAGAGACAACATTTATtctgaagtaaaaaagaaataa